A segment of the Collimonas fungivorans genome:
GCCATGGTGGGCATGGGTGCTTTCCTGGCGGCGGCCACCAGCGCGCCGCTGATGGCGATCCTGATGATTTTCGAGATGACGCTGAGCTACCAGGTGGTGCTGCCGCTGATGCTGTCCTGCGTGGTGGCTTATTTCATCGCGCGCAGCATCAACGGCGCTTCCATGTACGACATCACGATCAAGCGCAATCGCGATGCGCAGGAACGGGTGCGCCTGCGCGGCATCCACATGAACGAACTGATCCGGCCGGCCGATACCGTGCTGCCGCTGACTGCGCCGTTTGCTGAAATCAGCGGCCTGTTCCTGAAATATCCGGTGAAATACATCTATATTGTCGACCAGCGCAATCGCTATTGCGGCGTGGTGGCCCTGCAGGACATTACCTCCTGCCTGCTGGAGAAGAGCGAAACGCAGGGGAAGGTGGCCGCCGATTTCGTGCGACGTGAGTTCCTGCACGTGGTGACGCCCGAGATGTCGCTGGGCGACGCCTTGCAATCCTTCCTCGACCACCAGGGCGAACGGCTGCCGGTGGTGCGTAGCCATGAAGATCCGGAGCTGCTGGGCGCGGTCTACAAGACATCCTTGCTGGATGCCTATTTCAGGCTGGACCGGTCGCAGGAACTGCATGCCTGAATCATGTTGTCGAGACAATATTTTACATAAATTTAGCTCTAATTTAGTACACAAGCGCTGCGCGCAGCCGGAGTTTGCTCTATATTGGACAGCGGGTCACCGGCTTGGCAGCCGCCCTGCAAACAATATCAACTCTTAGGAGCAGCAATGGGAATTCTGTGGACAATCATCGTAGGTTTCGTAGTCGGAGTGATTGCTAAATTTCTTCATCCGGGGAAGGAGAACATGGGTCTTATCGTGACTACCTTGCTAGGTATTGCCGGTTCGTTTTTGGCTGGATACATCGGCCAGGCCCTGGGCTGGTACCAAGCCGGCCAGGGCGCGGGTTTTATCGGCTCGATCGTCGGCGCTCTGATCCTGTTGCTGATCTACGGCTTTGTCAAAGGCAAGGCGGCCAGCTGATGCTGGACGCCCTGCGTGGCCGTCTGCCTGGACGCAAGATGCCGTCCAGGCAGACGGAACTGGTCCTGATTCCCGCTACCGAGCACGCGCTGCACGCGGTGCGTCACCGTTGCCGCCAGATGGTAGCGAAGCGGGCCTTGCTGTCGGCCGGGGCTTCGGCGCTGCCGGTGATGGGCGTCGATATCGCGGTCGACATCCACCTGCTGTCGCGCCTGATCGAAGACATCAACGCCGAGTTCGGCCTGACGCCGCAGCAGATCGACAAACTCCAGCCGAAACTCAAGGTGGCGACCTACAGCACCATCGTCGGCCTCGGCAGCACGCTGATAGGGCGGGCGGTGACGCGTGAACTGATGCTGAAAATCCTTACCCGCAGCGGCGTCAAGGTGCTCTCCAAGAATGCCACCCGGCTGGTGCCTATCGCCGGCCAGATGGTGTCGGCGGCGATCGGCTTCTCAGCCTTCCGGGCCATAGGCAACCGCCACATCGAAGCCTGCGTCGCGGTGGCGGAAGAGATGCTGAAAATGCAATCTTCTATCGAATAGCTTTTTCTTATCGATTGCCGCGATGGTAGAATGCGGGTCGTTTGCGCACGGGCGCCATGTGCCGCGCAGCTCCCGAGCCATCTACACCATACCTTTACACAGCAGCCGAGCGGCGCTTTGATGTAGAGTGTGGCAACACACTTCACCACGATAGAGTTTCCTATGTTGAGTTACCGCCATGCCTTCCATGCGGGCAATCATGCCGACGTGCTGAAGCACTTGGTCACCATCCAGCTGTTGCGCTACCTGGGCCAGAAAGACACCTCCTACATGGTGATCGACACCCATGCCGGCGCCGGCGTGTATGCGCTGGACGGCGGTTATGCGTCGAAAAACGCCGAATTCGAGACTGGCATCAGCCGCCTCTGGGACCGCAAGGACCTGCCGCCGGCGGTGGCGGAATATGTGCACGTGGTGCGGCAGCTGAACCCGGACGGCAAGCTGAAGTTCTATCCCGGTTCGCCGTATTGCGCCGACGCCATCATGCGCGAGCAGGATCGCTTGCGCCTGTTCGAGCTGCATCCGAGCGACAGCAAGATCCTGACCGACAACTTCCGCCGCCTGGAAGCGGAACGCGAGCGCAGCAATAGCCGCGGCAAGCGCGTCATGATCCAACAGGGCGACGGTTTCCTCGGCCTGAAATCCTTGCTGCCGCCGCCCTCGCGGCGCGGCCTGGTCCTGATCGATCCGCCGTATGAAGTGAAAGAGGATTACCGCCACGTCAAGAACACCATAGAAGATGCGCTCACGCGTTTCTCCACCGGTACTTACGCCGTCTGGTATCCGCTGCTGAACCGCATGGAATCACGCCAGATGCCGGACAAGCTGAAGCGCATGAAGGCGAACGGCTGGCTGAACGTCACGCTGACGGTGAAGACGCCGTCGCCGGACGGCTTCGGCCTGCACAGCAGCGGCATGTTCGTGATCAACCCGCCATGGACGCTGGAGCCGATGCTGAAGGAACTGATGCCCTACCTGGTGAAAGTGCTGGGCACCGATTCCGGCGCCGGCTTTACCCTCGAATCGGGGCAGACCAAGGCGGTGGATACCGGCACCCGGCGGGTATAAGGACTGGCAGCGCAGATTTTGGTTTTAGACTGGCAATAAAGTAATGATAAATATAAAAGAGTTTTATCCAGCGTTCGGCGGCGGCTTGCCGCTCCCGGCCAAAAGAAAATTGCTGATTACCGTGATTGCCGCTGCGACAGCCCAGATGGCGCATGGGCAGGGCGTTCCCGATCAAAAGGAAAAAACGGCAAACCCATCCGGCCAGGCTGCGCAATCACCAGCCCGGCCGGAAGGCGATCCGACCTTGCCGACCATTACGGTGACCGGCGCTGGAACCGGCGCC
Coding sequences within it:
- a CDS encoding GlsB/YeaQ/YmgE family stress response membrane protein; translated protein: MGILWTIIVGFVVGVIAKFLHPGKENMGLIVTTLLGIAGSFLAGYIGQALGWYQAGQGAGFIGSIVGALILLLIYGFVKGKAAS
- a CDS encoding 23S rRNA (adenine(2030)-N(6))-methyltransferase RlmJ, which codes for MLSYRHAFHAGNHADVLKHLVTIQLLRYLGQKDTSYMVIDTHAGAGVYALDGGYASKNAEFETGISRLWDRKDLPPAVAEYVHVVRQLNPDGKLKFYPGSPYCADAIMREQDRLRLFELHPSDSKILTDNFRRLEAERERSNSRGKRVMIQQGDGFLGLKSLLPPPSRRGLVLIDPPYEVKEDYRHVKNTIEDALTRFSTGTYAVWYPLLNRMESRQMPDKLKRMKANGWLNVTLTVKTPSPDGFGLHSSGMFVINPPWTLEPMLKELMPYLVKVLGTDSGAGFTLESGQTKAVDTGTRRV